The following are from one region of the Nicotiana tomentosiformis chromosome 7, ASM39032v3, whole genome shotgun sequence genome:
- the LOC138896161 gene encoding uncharacterized protein: MLFEDEAIIENRIMLQKAQAELKKYLSIREQYCKQKTGRKWFAEGDKNIRFFHNHVNGKRQRLQLKSIQNGEGVWLESQDLMADAAVDFFQRQFIQEGDPTSFKLLNNVPNMVTMDLNLELCKFPTIEEVKGAVFALSGDSASGPDGFTGVFYQHYWDIEIVTDIRLGGKPANVVIKLDMAKAYDRSSRGVKQVDPLSPALFIVSAEVLSRSLNKLFEDKRFIGFGFPKWTDPLNHLAYADDTTISASADPYSLGKVVEVLTMYEQIFGQLINKTKSSYYMHTKVARNLVNSIGRRKDYYNDLIKKVKAKLYSWKGKLLSFGGKATLITSVLQSLPTHILSVLDPPNNVLEYLHKMFARYFWSTKEEGRKDIAENIRQEVYFDNSNEYWDTPKGMPIPSGKFTVSSAWQILRHRAPPNPEYKLLWTKRLPFKISFFLWRLWKGKVIRAWWIVDCCSKLNPLFQEAPAIITWELWKRRNSMKHEGGAVSFHRVVHDVNKTLHYLARVRYPWLPNIPLLWPDMARFFEEYKPYIVTKRIIWQMPYAGWFKCNIDGASKGNPRPSSYGFRVRNDDGNVVYAKAEEIGWSTNIVAEAKAIVEGLSYCMDRQFHPLIFEIDSLVMKKNIDGERDVPWSIGKEVKRIKEMKDQFNVIFQHVLRDGNAVADVLANLVFSFVGTLIFQSLTELPTAGRKLINLDKAQIPNLRIRVEKRKAPY; the protein is encoded by the exons ATGTTATTTGAAGATGAAGCAATTATTGAGAATAGAATTATGCTCCAAAAGGCGCAAGCTGAGTTGAAGAAGTATCTTAGCATTAGGGAGCAGTATTGTAAGCAAAAAACAGGTAGAAAATGGTTTGCCGAAGGTGATAAGAACATAAGGTTTTTTCACAACCATGTGAATGGCAAGAGGCAGAGGCTGCAGCTCAAAAGCATTCAGAATGGAGAGGGTGTTTGGTTGGAGTCTCAAGATCTTATGGCTGATGCTGCAGTAGATTTTTTCCAAAGACAGTTCATACAAGAAGGAGATCCTACAAGCTTTAAGTTACTTAATAATGTGCCAAATATGGTGACTATGGATTTGAACTTGGAGCTTTGCAAATTTCCTACCATTGAAGAAGTTAAGGGAGCAGTATTTGCATTGAGTGGAGATAGTGCCAGTGGTCCTGATGGCTTTACTGGAGTATTTTATCAGCACTATTGGGACATT GAAATTGTCACTGACATAAGATTGGGAGGGAAGCCTGCTAATGTTGTGATAAAGCTTGACATGGCCAAGGCTTATGATAGG TCCAGTAGAGGGGTGAAACAAGTGGATCCTCTGTCTCCAGCATTGTTCATTGTGTCTGCAGAGGTGCTATCAAGATCACTGAATAAGTTATTTGAGGACAAGAGATTTATAGGATTTGGATTTCCAAAGTGGACTGATCCATTAAACCACTTGGCTTATGCTGATGATACAACAATTTCTGCTTCTGCTGATCCTTACTCATTAGGAAAAGTAGTTGAAGTGCTCACAATGTATGAACAAATTTTTGGCCAGTTGATTAACAAGACAAAGAGCTCTTACTATATGCATACAAAGGTGGCAAGGAACTTAGTTAACTCTATTG GGAGGAGGAAGGATTACTATAATGATCTCATTAAGAAGGTGAAGGCAAAACTATACTCTTGGAAAGGGAAACTATTGTCCTTTGGAGGCAAAGCTACTCTTATAACTAGTGTGCTTCAAAGTTTACCTACACACATTTTGTCAGTGTTGGATCCCCCTAATAATGTGCTTGAATATTTGCACAAAATGTTTGCTAGATATTTCTGGAGCACTAAGGAAGAAGGCAGAA AAGATATTGCTGAGAATATAAGGCAAGAGGTGTACTTTGATAACTCTAATGAATACTGGGATACACCTAAAGGGATGCCAATACCTTCAGGCAAGTTTACAGTAagcagtgcttggcaaatattaaggcatagggCTCCTCCAAATCCAGAATACAAGCTGCTATGGACAAAAAGATTaccattcaagatatccttcttcctATGGAGACTATGGAAAGGGAAG GTTATTAGAGCATGGtggattgttgattgttgttctAAACTCAATCCATTGTTCCAAGAAGCTCCAGCCATTATCACTTGGGAGCTTTGGAAAAGAAGGAATTCAATGAAACATGAAGGAGGTGCAGTATCTTTTCATAGGGTAGTGCATGATGTGAACAAAACACTACACTATCTTGCTAGAGTTAGATATCCTTGGCTGCCTAACATTCCTTTACTTTGGCCAGATATGGCCAGATTCTTTGAAGAATATAAGCCGTACATTGTTACTAAAAGAATTATATGGCAGATGCCTTATGCAGGGTGGTTTAAATGCAACATTGATGGTGCTTCTAAGGGTAATCCTAGACCAAGTTCATATGGATTTCGTGTGAGGAATGATGATGGGAATGTGGTATATGCAAAGGCAGAAGAGATAGGGTGGTCAACCAATATTGTAGCTGAGGCAAAGGCAATTGTTGAAGGACTTTCGTATTGTATGGATAGACAGTTTCATCCTCTTATCTTTGAGATAGActcattggtgatgaagaagaataTAGATGGAGAACGGGATGTACCTTGGAGTATAGGGAAGGAAGTAAAGAGGATTAAGGAGATGAAGGACCAattcaatgtgatctttcaacatgtaTTAAGGGATGGAAATGCAGTAGCAGATGTTTTAGCTAACCTTgtattttcttttgtaggtacATTAATATTCCAATCACTTACTGAGTTGCCTACTGCAGGAAGGAAACTAATCAACTTAGACAAGGCTCAAATTCCTAATCTTAGGATTAGAGTTGAAAAGAGAAAAGCCCCATATTGA
- the LOC138896162 gene encoding uncharacterized protein — MAPKPIPKNFRMPEIPKYNGTTDPNEHATSYTCAIKGNDMEDDKIESVLVKVFGETLLKGAMIWYHSLPPKSIDSFAMLADSFVKAHVGSIKVDTRKSNLYKIKQKDNDMLREFVSRFQMERMDLPPVVDDWVVQAFTQGLNNRSSVAITS, encoded by the coding sequence ATGgctccgaagccaatccccaagaaTTTCCGTATGCCTGAAATACCcaagtataacggaacgaccgacccaaacgagCATGCAACGTCTTATacatgtgctatcaaagggaacgacATGGAGGACGATAAGATCGAGTCTGTTCTGGTGAAAGTATTTGGAGAGACCTTGttgaaaggagctatgatatggtatcacagtTTACCTCCTAaatctattgactcatttgctatgcttgcagattcttttgtaaaagcacacgtaGGTTCCATCAAGGTCGATACTAGGAAATCGAACCTTTACAAAAtcaaacagaaggataacgatatgctcagagagttcgtgtcccggtttcaaatggaacgaatggatctgccgccGGTCgttgatgattgggttgttcaagctttcactcagggacttaATAATCGAAGCTCGGTGGCTATCACAAGTTGA